In Pseudomonadota bacterium, a genomic segment contains:
- a CDS encoding ester cyclase has product MLDSKTSGASTDFRQDFRRVLAELLADPSAADRHISADCVWDAAQPVNRLVGPQAVIDGFFSPLRAGLSDVERRDIIFVGGKNRLHEEGRWVATITHYVGTFTAPLFGIKPSGSMIFLRSGEFYRLDDAGKILEAKVIFDLIDVMVQARRMPLGSIGDEITFPAPATQDGLCPPPAQTDAFDLVDRMMATLGSYTPGTWNSVGQTGPDGVWADNMMWYGPGGIGSNTRWEGFVQDHRAPFLTAFPDRKGGNHFCRFGDGPFAVMGGWPSIHATFAQDYLGVKATGGPVTMRVMDFYRVAGAKLMENWVFIDLIDLFLQADRDIVAEANALH; this is encoded by the coding sequence ATGCTTGATTCAAAAACCAGCGGTGCGAGCACCGATTTTCGCCAAGATTTCCGGCGCGTTTTGGCGGAGCTTCTGGCCGATCCCTCGGCTGCAGACCGCCATATCAGTGCGGACTGCGTATGGGACGCCGCGCAGCCCGTGAATCGGTTGGTCGGACCGCAGGCCGTGATCGATGGCTTCTTTTCCCCGCTCAGGGCCGGGCTCTCCGACGTCGAGCGGCGGGATATCATCTTCGTGGGGGGAAAGAACCGGCTCCATGAAGAGGGGCGCTGGGTCGCGACCATCACGCATTATGTCGGCACGTTCACTGCCCCGCTCTTCGGGATCAAGCCGTCCGGCTCGATGATCTTCCTGCGTTCGGGCGAATTCTACCGCCTCGACGATGCCGGAAAGATCCTCGAAGCGAAGGTGATATTCGACCTCATCGACGTCATGGTCCAAGCGAGACGCATGCCGCTCGGCTCCATCGGGGACGAGATCACCTTCCCCGCACCTGCGACGCAGGACGGGCTCTGCCCGCCTCCCGCGCAGACCGACGCCTTCGACCTCGTGGACCGGATGATGGCGACGCTCGGCTCCTACACACCCGGCACGTGGAACTCGGTCGGGCAAACCGGGCCCGACGGCGTCTGGGCAGACAACATGATGTGGTACGGCCCGGGTGGGATCGGTTCGAACACGCGCTGGGAAGGGTTCGTACAGGACCACCGCGCGCCCTTTCTCACGGCCTTCCCGGATCGAAAGGGCGGCAATCACTTTTGCCGCTTCGGTGACGGGCCCTTCGCGGTCATGGGCGGCTGGCCATCCATTCACGCCACGTTTGCACAGGACTACCTCGGCGTTAAAGCCACGGGCGGGCCTGTGACCATGCGCGTGATGGATTTTTACCGCGTGGCGGGGGCGAAGCTCATGGAGAACTGGGTCTTCATCGATCTGATAGACCTCTTTCTTCAGGCCGACCGGGACATCGTAGCCGAGGCCAACGCGCTCCACTGA
- a CDS encoding ABC transporter ATP-binding protein, whose product MAEIRLENVSKRWGSFVGVQDFDLTIADQEFLVLLGPSGCGKTTTMRMIAGLEDPSGGDIMIDGKRVNDLEPKDRDISMVFQSYGLYPNMNVYENIRFPLKVRKVPQGEHDERVMRASAMVELDDFLHRKPAALSGGQRQRVALARAIVREPNVFLMDEPLSNLDAKLRVSTRAQIKNLSHELKVTTIYVTHDQIEAMTLADRVVVMNKGVVQQVGTPTEIYDNPANTFVASFIGNPAMNLVDGTLKGGTFEAKGISIPGFSGPDGPVTLGFRAEDAEVVDSGGQLNSPVYSMELLGDATMVSVRSAGALLSVKALKDYRTEIGAPVSVSIPASICHLFSAQDGARIGS is encoded by the coding sequence ATGGCTGAAATCAGGCTGGAAAACGTGTCGAAGCGATGGGGCTCCTTCGTGGGCGTACAGGATTTCGATCTGACAATCGCGGACCAGGAGTTCCTCGTGCTGCTTGGCCCCTCGGGCTGCGGCAAAACGACCACGATGCGCATGATCGCAGGTCTCGAGGATCCGTCGGGCGGGGACATCATGATCGACGGCAAGCGCGTCAACGATCTTGAGCCCAAGGACCGTGACATTTCCATGGTATTCCAGTCCTACGGTCTTTATCCCAACATGAACGTCTACGAGAACATCCGCTTCCCCTTGAAGGTGCGGAAGGTCCCGCAGGGCGAACATGACGAGCGCGTCATGCGCGCTTCGGCTATGGTGGAGCTCGATGACTTTCTCCACCGGAAGCCAGCCGCTCTTTCGGGTGGACAAAGGCAGAGGGTCGCGCTCGCGCGTGCGATCGTGCGCGAGCCCAACGTCTTCCTCATGGACGAGCCCCTTTCCAATCTCGATGCCAAGCTTCGCGTATCCACGCGCGCCCAGATCAAGAACCTGAGCCACGAGCTGAAGGTGACGACGATCTACGTCACCCATGACCAGATCGAAGCAATGACGCTCGCTGACCGCGTGGTCGTGATGAACAAGGGCGTCGTTCAGCAAGTGGGCACCCCGACGGAGATCTACGACAATCCGGCCAACACTTTTGTGGCGAGCTTCATCGGCAATCCGGCCATGAACCTCGTCGATGGCACGCTCAAGGGCGGCACGTTCGAAGCGAAGGGGATCAGTATCCCCGGGTTCAGTGGCCCCGATGGCCCGGTGACGCTCGGCTTCCGCGCCGAGGATGCGGAGGTGGTCGACAGCGGCGGGCAGCTCAACAGTCCGGTATACTCCATGGAGTTGCTTGGCGACGCGACGATGGTCAGCGTGCGCAGTGCCGGGGCACTTCTGAGCGTCAAGGCGCTCAAGGACTATCGCACCGAGATCGGTGCGCCCGTGAGCGTGTCCATCCCGGCGAGCATTTGTCACCTTTTCAGCGCCCAGGATGGCGCGAGGATCGGGAGCTGA
- a CDS encoding extracellular solute-binding protein — protein MFLKKFAAVSAVALMGTTAMAGGHAACPTEGRVSIVGNEFPAIQTVGAGAMACAGDSVEVSTNLTADHQTINVPGMQGNPAEYTSAIIANSSIVALMNEDVIRPLDDLVAEHGDGLQPNQLITINGQVMAVAFMANAQHLVYRADVLEEVGLEPPTTYEEMLAAAEAIRAAGIMENPVGGAYAAGWNLAQEFNNMFLGYGGSHFKPGTAEPNINNEAGVNALNMMKALSEYMNPDFLTHDSNATNAEYRAGNTALMNMWGSRAATLVTAEGVPQEVIDGFAIAGPMTVGGGDTPATTLWWDGFTVAKNISDEDAVATFKALKNAIDPSILTGDVPTQAVWLIDGYEPTEAAVGVFAAANAGSVPYPMLPFMGLMHTALGNELADFMQGNESAEQALADVEAAYTAAAREQGFLN, from the coding sequence ATGTTTCTGAAAAAGTTTGCAGCCGTGAGCGCCGTGGCGCTCATGGGCACGACTGCGATGGCCGGGGGCCACGCGGCCTGCCCGACGGAAGGTCGTGTGTCGATCGTGGGCAACGAGTTCCCGGCGATCCAGACCGTGGGTGCCGGTGCAATGGCATGCGCCGGTGACAGCGTGGAAGTCTCCACCAACCTCACCGCCGATCACCAGACGATCAACGTGCCCGGCATGCAGGGCAACCCGGCTGAATACACGTCCGCGATCATCGCGAACTCGTCCATCGTCGCCCTGATGAACGAGGATGTCATCCGTCCGCTCGACGATCTCGTGGCCGAGCACGGTGATGGCCTCCAGCCGAACCAGCTGATCACGATCAACGGTCAGGTGATGGCGGTGGCCTTCATGGCGAATGCCCAGCACCTCGTTTATCGCGCCGACGTGCTCGAAGAGGTGGGCCTCGAGCCGCCGACCACCTACGAGGAGATGCTCGCCGCAGCAGAAGCGATCCGCGCAGCTGGTATCATGGAAAACCCCGTTGGTGGCGCCTACGCGGCGGGATGGAACCTCGCGCAGGAATTCAACAACATGTTCCTCGGCTACGGTGGCTCCCACTTCAAGCCCGGAACGGCCGAGCCCAACATCAACAACGAAGCCGGCGTGAACGCGCTCAACATGATGAAGGCGCTGTCGGAGTACATGAACCCCGACTTCCTCACGCATGACTCGAACGCGACCAATGCCGAGTACCGCGCCGGCAACACTGCGCTCATGAACATGTGGGGCTCCCGCGCCGCCACGCTCGTGACCGCCGAAGGTGTCCCGCAGGAAGTGATCGACGGCTTCGCCATCGCGGGCCCGATGACCGTGGGCGGCGGCGACACGCCGGCGACGACGCTGTGGTGGGACGGCTTTACCGTGGCCAAGAACATCTCTGACGAGGATGCCGTGGCGACCTTCAAGGCGCTCAAGAACGCCATCGACCCGTCGATCCTGACGGGCGACGTGCCCACGCAGGCCGTGTGGCTCATCGACGGCTACGAGCCCACCGAGGCGGCCGTGGGCGTGTTCGCGGCGGCCAATGCGGGCTCCGTGCCTTACCCGATGCTCCCCTTCATGGGCCTGATGCATACCGCGCTCGGTAACGAGCTTGCGGACTTCATGCAGGGCAACGAGAGCGCCGAGCAAGCGCTGGCGGACGTCGAAGCAGCCTACACCGCTGCCGCGCGCGAGCAGGGCTTCCTGAACTAA